Proteins encoded within one genomic window of Pectobacterium araliae:
- the ccmI gene encoding c-type cytochrome biogenesis protein CcmI: MMLLTTLIVLSLIALSALLLAPWSSRGEYDRDAINQALYRDRLRELNGDVANEQERAQLVEELQHTLLQDIPDGAKAQQRPLNSWVLLPGVLLLVIVSLGVFWKTSAINRVQELQQVVALTPDLMKRALDADAEPLTIEEVARLGLGLRSQLEAQPDNAQDWWMLGRIAGLLNNYDMSVQAFAKAFQLDPKNTDLALDYADLLSRSTDPRDSQRGGDMLRELLNSGSTNVRVLSLLAFNAYEAQRYQDAINAWEAMLQLLPQNDTRRAVIERSVAQAKASMSVQATTGK; this comes from the coding sequence ATGATGTTACTGACAACCCTCATTGTTTTATCGCTGATTGCGCTTTCCGCGCTGCTGCTTGCGCCGTGGTCGTCACGGGGCGAATACGATCGCGATGCGATCAATCAGGCGCTGTATCGCGATCGTCTGCGTGAGCTGAATGGAGATGTTGCCAATGAGCAGGAACGAGCGCAACTGGTCGAAGAGCTCCAGCATACGTTATTGCAGGATATCCCCGACGGGGCGAAGGCACAACAGCGCCCGCTGAACAGCTGGGTTTTGCTGCCGGGCGTGCTGTTGCTGGTCATTGTCAGCCTCGGCGTGTTTTGGAAGACCTCCGCGATTAATCGGGTGCAAGAATTGCAGCAGGTTGTGGCATTAACGCCGGATCTGATGAAGCGAGCGTTGGATGCTGATGCGGAGCCACTGACGATCGAAGAGGTGGCGCGTCTCGGTCTGGGATTGCGCAGCCAACTGGAGGCGCAGCCAGACAATGCACAAGACTGGTGGATGCTGGGGCGTATTGCGGGCTTGCTGAATAACTACGACATGTCCGTGCAGGCGTTTGCCAAGGCGTTCCAACTCGATCCGAAGAATACGGATTTGGCGCTGGATTACGCCGATCTGCTGTCGCGCTCGACTGATCCACGAGATAGCCAGCGCGGTGGAGACATGCTGCGTGAACTATTGAATTCCGGTTCGACCAATGTACGCGTGCTGAGTCTGCTGGCTTTCAATGCCTATGAAGCCCAGCGCTATCAGGATGCGATTAATGCCTGGGAAGCCATGTTGCAGTTGTTACCGCAAAACGACACGCGCCGAGCAGTTATTGAGCGCAGCGTGGCGCAGGCGAAAGCGTCAATGTCGGTGCAGGCGACCACGGGGAAATAA
- the napC gene encoding cytochrome c-type protein NapC yields MKQPGKVGRLLRQLWQWWRRPSRLALGTLLIIGFASGIFFLATSQKGMEMSNSEAFCISCHEMRNTVYQEYMETAHYSNRSGVRATCPDCHVPHEFVPKMVRKIQASKELYGKIMGTIDTPQKFEAHRLTMAQNEWRRMKNNNSQECRNCHNVDYMDFSGQKTVAAEKHSEAIKLGQSCIDCHKGIAHKLPDMHGVKSGL; encoded by the coding sequence ATGAAACAGCCAGGAAAAGTGGGACGGTTGTTGCGCCAGCTGTGGCAATGGTGGCGTCGCCCAAGTCGGCTGGCGTTGGGAACCTTGCTCATTATCGGCTTCGCGAGCGGTATTTTCTTTCTGGCGACGTCCCAGAAAGGGATGGAAATGAGCAACAGCGAGGCGTTCTGCATCAGTTGTCATGAAATGCGCAATACCGTCTATCAGGAATATATGGAAACCGCGCACTACAGCAACCGCAGCGGCGTGCGCGCCACCTGCCCGGATTGCCACGTTCCGCATGAGTTTGTGCCGAAAATGGTGCGTAAGATTCAGGCCAGTAAAGAGCTGTACGGCAAAATAATGGGCACCATTGATACGCCACAAAAGTTTGAAGCACACCGGCTGACGATGGCGCAAAACGAATGGCGGCGCATGAAAAATAACAATTCTCAGGAATGCCGCAACTGCCACAACGTTGACTATATGGACTTCTCAGGGCAAAAAACGGTCGCGGCGGAAAAACACAGTGAAGCGATAAAACTCGGTCAAAGCTGTATCGATTGCCACAAAGGCATCGCGCATAAATTGCCGGACATGCACGGCGTCAAAAGCGGGTTATAA
- a CDS encoding cytochrome c-type biogenesis protein, translated as MKMIGFLSALLLSFSVLASSEVLRFDNDTQEQQFRELTMQLRCPKCQNNSIADSNSMIASDMRQKVYELMQQGQTKEQVVDYMVDRYGYFVTYEPPITPFTILLWLLPTLFLFTGIGMIIRRARRIKSAKEPMSEQDKKRLQTLLGHERKSE; from the coding sequence ATGAAAATGATCGGCTTCCTTAGTGCATTGCTGCTGTCGTTCAGTGTGCTGGCGTCCTCCGAGGTATTGCGTTTTGACAATGACACGCAGGAGCAACAGTTTCGTGAGTTAACCATGCAACTGCGCTGCCCGAAATGCCAGAACAACAGTATCGCTGATTCCAATTCGATGATTGCTTCAGATATGCGGCAAAAAGTGTATGAACTGATGCAGCAGGGGCAAACGAAAGAGCAGGTTGTCGATTATATGGTGGATCGTTACGGTTACTTTGTGACGTATGAGCCGCCGATCACGCCTTTTACGATCTTACTGTGGCTGCTGCCCACGCTGTTTCTGTTTACGGGGATAGGGATGATCATTCGGCGCGCGCGTCGCATCAAAAGTGCCAAAGAACCGATGAGCGAACAGGATAAAAAGCGTTTGCAGACGTTGTTGGGACATGAGAGGAAATCGGAATGA
- the napH gene encoding quinol dehydrogenase ferredoxin subunit NapH, protein MANRKQDAGREARAKKGWWRSHRWLVLRRLTQSLVLLMFLSGPLLGFWILRGNYSASRLLDTVPLSDPLMVLQSLASGHLPATLALVGALIIALSYALAGKRLFCSWVCPVNPLTDLAAWLRRRFGITASATIPRNLRYLLLILILAGSALAGGLLWEWVNPVSLAGRGLIFGFGAGIWLLLALFLFDLLVVEHGWCGHLCPTGALYGALGSKGALVVDATERERCTRCMDCFHVCPEPQVLRAPLLDKHSPAQVTDRDCITCGRCIDVCAEDVFKITLRWKPGAKS, encoded by the coding sequence ATGGCAAATCGTAAGCAAGACGCCGGACGAGAAGCTCGGGCGAAAAAAGGCTGGTGGCGTAGCCACCGCTGGCTGGTATTGCGTCGGCTGACACAGTCTCTGGTGCTGCTCATGTTCCTCAGCGGCCCGCTGTTAGGCTTCTGGATCCTGCGCGGTAACTACAGCGCCAGCCGCTTGCTCGACACCGTACCACTTAGCGATCCGCTGATGGTGCTGCAAAGTTTGGCTAGCGGCCATTTGCCCGCCACGCTCGCGCTGGTCGGTGCGCTGATTATTGCACTGAGCTATGCGCTAGCGGGCAAGCGCCTGTTCTGTAGCTGGGTCTGCCCCGTGAATCCGCTCACCGATTTAGCCGCCTGGCTGCGTCGCCGTTTCGGCATCACCGCCTCGGCGACGATCCCCCGCAATCTACGCTATCTGCTGCTGATCCTTATTCTGGCAGGGAGTGCACTGGCGGGCGGGCTGCTGTGGGAGTGGGTCAACCCGGTCTCACTGGCGGGGCGTGGGCTGATTTTCGGGTTTGGTGCAGGTATCTGGCTGCTGCTGGCGCTGTTTCTGTTTGATTTATTGGTCGTGGAACACGGCTGGTGCGGACACCTTTGTCCAACGGGTGCGCTGTATGGCGCGCTTGGCAGCAAAGGCGCACTGGTTGTGGATGCCACCGAGCGTGAACGCTGTACGCGCTGCATGGACTGCTTTCATGTCTGTCCAGAGCCACAGGTGCTGCGCGCGCCCTTGCTCGATAAACACAGTCCGGCACAGGTTACTGACCGAGACTGCATAACATGCGGACGCTGTATTGATGTCTGCGCTGAAGACGTTTTTAAAATAACCCTTAGATGGAAACCGGGAGCAAAGTCATGA
- a CDS encoding DsbE family thiol:disulfide interchange protein, translating into MSRKVLLIPLMLFLLLAVALLWQLVRNSGGDDPMRLESALIGKPIPEFRLESLDQPGKIYNQSELSDGKPLLLNVWATWCPTCRAEHQFLNTLAAQGIRVVGMNYKDERPKAVEWLKTLGNPYAMSLFDGDGMLGLDLGVYGAPETFLIDGQGIIRYRHAGDLNMQVWQETLQPLWEKYSKEGGA; encoded by the coding sequence ATGAGCCGTAAGGTTTTGTTAATCCCATTAATGCTGTTTTTGCTGCTGGCTGTTGCCTTGCTGTGGCAACTGGTGCGCAACAGCGGCGGCGACGATCCCATGCGGCTAGAGTCTGCTCTGATTGGCAAGCCAATCCCTGAATTTCGTCTTGAATCGTTGGATCAGCCGGGCAAGATTTATAACCAATCTGAGCTGAGCGATGGTAAGCCGCTGCTGCTGAACGTCTGGGCAACGTGGTGCCCGACGTGCCGTGCGGAGCACCAGTTTCTCAACACGCTGGCGGCGCAGGGGATTCGCGTCGTGGGCATGAATTATAAAGATGAACGCCCCAAAGCGGTCGAATGGCTGAAGACGTTGGGCAACCCCTATGCGATGAGTTTGTTTGATGGCGACGGTATGCTGGGGCTGGATTTGGGCGTGTATGGCGCGCCGGAAACCTTCCTGATCGACGGACAAGGCATCATTCGCTACCGCCATGCGGGCGATCTCAACATGCAGGTGTGGCAAGAAACGCTGCAACCGTTGTGGGAAAAATACAGCAAGGAGGGTGGCGCATGA
- the napB gene encoding nitrate reductase cytochrome c-type subunit gives MKSLRMGWFRWITALAIMGSAIATAQVDLSQSPEVAATQPGNSRMPKQQERMALNYVNQPPMIPHSVDGYQVTPTFNRCLQCHGVESYRSTSAPRVSPTHFVDRDGKVLSNVAPARHFCLQCHVPQADSSPITGNTFTPSKGFGQ, from the coding sequence ATGAAAAGCCTGAGAATGGGATGGTTTCGCTGGATCACCGCCCTGGCGATAATGGGCAGTGCGATAGCCACTGCACAGGTCGATTTAAGCCAATCGCCAGAAGTCGCCGCGACACAGCCGGGAAATAGCCGGATGCCGAAGCAGCAGGAGCGTATGGCGCTCAACTATGTCAACCAGCCACCGATGATCCCGCATAGCGTGGACGGTTATCAGGTCACACCAACCTTTAACCGCTGCTTACAGTGTCACGGCGTGGAGAGCTACCGTTCCACCAGCGCCCCCCGCGTCAGCCCAACCCATTTTGTCGACAGAGACGGCAAAGTGCTGAGCAATGTGGCACCCGCACGCCATTTCTGCCTGCAATGCCACGTACCGCAAGCGGACAGTTCGCCGATTACTGGTAACACGTTCACCCCTTCTAAAGGCTTTGGTCAGTGA
- the napG gene encoding ferredoxin-type protein NapG, translating to MARPENSSPARRRFLRDAARAVAGLSAAVTILGIQQRRAQADGLRLRPPGALPEAAFSGACIRCGQCVQVCPYDTLKLATLASGSAAGSPYFVARDIPCEMCEDIPCVVACPSGALQPLDTIDDARMGLAVLLDQENCLNYQGLRCDVCYRVCPLIDSAITLEPERNARTGKHARFLPTVHSDVCTGCGKCEKACVLEQPAIKVLPRTLAKGELGHHYRFSWLEARDGKS from the coding sequence ATGGCACGCCCGGAAAATTCATCACCCGCTCGCCGTCGCTTTCTGCGTGATGCTGCTCGTGCCGTAGCGGGATTATCCGCTGCGGTGACGATACTCGGCATTCAGCAGCGGCGTGCTCAGGCTGACGGACTCAGGCTACGGCCGCCGGGTGCGCTGCCTGAAGCGGCGTTTTCCGGTGCCTGCATCCGCTGTGGCCAATGTGTTCAGGTTTGCCCCTACGATACACTGAAACTGGCGACGCTGGCCTCCGGCTCCGCAGCCGGTAGCCCTTATTTTGTCGCGCGTGATATCCCGTGTGAGATGTGCGAGGACATTCCCTGCGTGGTCGCCTGCCCCAGCGGTGCCTTACAGCCGCTGGACACGATTGATGACGCCCGCATGGGATTAGCGGTGCTGCTCGATCAGGAAAACTGCCTGAACTATCAGGGGTTACGCTGCGATGTGTGCTATCGCGTTTGCCCTCTCATCGATAGCGCCATCACGCTGGAGCCAGAGCGCAATGCCCGAACCGGAAAACACGCCCGTTTTCTGCCGACGGTACATAGCGATGTCTGTACCGGCTGTGGCAAATGTGAAAAAGCCTGCGTACTGGAGCAGCCAGCGATAAAGGTCTTGCCGCGCACGCTGGCAAAAGGCGAACTCGGGCACCACTACCGTTTCAGTTGGCTGGAGGCACGCGATGGCAAATCGTAA